GTCATCGTGCGCGACATCCGTCTGGGCCGCATCCTGCTCTCCTTTCTGACCGGAGCGGCCCTGGCCGTGTCCGGCGGCGTTTTTCAGGGTCTCTTGCGCAATCCTCTGGCCGACCCGTTCACCCTGGGCATTTCCAGCGGCGCGGCCTGCGGGGCGGCCCTGGCCCTCGGCATGGGCTGGACGGTGGCCGGGCTTTCGACCCTCCCCCTGGCCGCCCTGGGCGGAGCCTTCGCGGCCATGATTCTGGTGCTGGCCATGAGCCGGCTGGCCGGGGATTTCTCCCGTGAAAGCCTGGTTCTGGGCGGCATTGTCGTCTCCACCTTTCTCGGCGCCCTCATCGCCCTCATCAAGTCACTGAACGAAGAATCCGTGGCGGCCATCGTGTTCTGGATCATGGGCAGCTTCCAGGGCCGGGGATTCGAGCACATCGAACTCATGTTGCCCTACATGGCCGCAGGCTGCGCCCTGGTCCTTTTTCTGGCCCGCGAACTCGACATTCTGGGGCTTGGATCCGAACAGGCGGCTCAGGTCGGCGTGTCCGTGGGACGGACGCGCATCGGCCTGCTCGTCGGAGCCGGAATGCTGACCGCCGCGGCAGTCAGCGTCTCCGGGATCATCGGCTTCGTCGGCCTGGTGGTTCCCCACCTGGTGCGCATGCTCATCGGGCCGGACTCCAGGCCCCTGCTTCTTTTCTCGGCCCTGGGCGGAGGGATTTTGCTGCTCTGGTCCGACGTCCTGGCCCGCACCATTCTTTCCCACGGAGCGGAACTCCCTGTGGGCGTGGTCACGGCCCTGTTCGGCGGCCCCTTTTTCTGCCTGATCCTGGCCAGGGGGCGCAGACCATGAGCACCCCAATGATCGAAATTC
This DNA window, taken from Desulfomicrobium sp. ZS1, encodes the following:
- a CDS encoding iron ABC transporter permease; this encodes MNDTRHIRAWLAMAAAVPLSIYAALFFGSYPLSADAIHQAIGTMIHGQAETQTLVIVRDIRLGRILLSFLTGAALAVSGGVFQGLLRNPLADPFTLGISSGAACGAALALGMGWTVAGLSTLPLAALGGAFAAMILVLAMSRLAGDFSRESLVLGGIVVSTFLGALIALIKSLNEESVAAIVFWIMGSFQGRGFEHIELMLPYMAAGCALVLFLARELDILGLGSEQAAQVGVSVGRTRIGLLVGAGMLTAAAVSVSGIIGFVGLVVPHLVRMLIGPDSRPLLLFSALGGGILLLWSDVLARTILSHGAELPVGVVTALFGGPFFCLILARGRRP